The following nucleotide sequence is from Deinococcus apachensis DSM 19763.
GATTCTTCCGGTTGGGCGCGATCATTTCTACCCCAAGCGCTGCCAACTCGGCATCCAAAGGATCGCTGTCGTATGCCTTGTCCCCGATCAATCGCTGTGGGAAGTCCAGGCCGAACGAGGCTTCCAAGGTGGCGTGGACCAGGGTCACTTCACCTGGGCTGGCACTCTCCGTGTGGACGGCGAGGGGCAGACCGCTCGCATCCACCATCAGCATGATTTTAGTGCCCTTGCCCTTCTTGGTCGGCCCGACATCTGCGCCCCCTTTTTGGCAGCACTGAAAGTGCCGTCAATGAACGCTTCCCGCAAGTCCAGTAATTCCTGTTCTTCCAGCAGCTCGTAGAGCTGCCCCAGGACGTTCGGGAACACCCCGCGCTCATTCCACTC
It contains:
- a CDS encoding IS5 family transposase (programmed frameshift), whose translation is MLAPLLPSREKQSRRGRPRRADKELLEGILWVLRTGAQWHHLPRPEYPPKSTCFERFQEWNERGVFPNVLGQLYELLEEQELLDLREAFIDGTFSAAKKGAQMSGRPKKGKGTKIMLMVDASGLPLAVHTESASPGEVTLVHATLEASFGLDFPQRLIGDKAYDSDPLDAELAALGVEMIAPNRKNRKQKTQDGRPLRRYKQRWMVERTIAWLQSFRRIRTRDERKAQNFLGFVQLACILILLRRVSR